From the Cryptomeria japonica chromosome 2, Sugi_1.0, whole genome shotgun sequence genome, one window contains:
- the LOC131859272 gene encoding uncharacterized protein LOC131859272 produces MYFDGLRCQTGSRAGVVFVSLEGKPIPLSFHLEFHCTNNIIEYKALIASLCATIAMGVKNLRIHGDLELIINQVTGAYRVKQLKLSRYKDLVLTILKKFITYMIDNITQRENCHADAMASVASLVGPVSGHDEYCFMVQVLRSLVVSDQTQFDDLMCSHVDSREWFVHIFNYLKIKSFPDDAGKSSCV; encoded by the coding sequence ATGTATTTTGATGGGTTGAGGTGTCAGACTGGCTCAAGAGCAGGTGTGGTTTTTGTTTCACTTGAAGGAAAGCCCATTCCTCTCTCATTCCATTTGGAATTCCATTGTACCAACAACATTATTGAGTACAAAGCCTTGATTGCAAGTCTTTGTGCCACAATTGCCATGGGTGTGAAGAACCTCCGCATCCATGGAGATTTAGAACTCATCATAAATCAGGTTACAGGTGCTTATCGTGTTAAGCAGTTGAAGTTGTCTCGGTATAAGGATTTAGTGTTAACTATACTAAAAAAATTCATTACTTACATGATCGACAATATTACACAGAGAGAAAATTGTCACGCAGATGCAATGGCAAGTGTTGCTTCCCTTGTGGGCCCAGTCTCTGGTCATGATGAATACTGCTTCATGGTACAAGTCCTCCGCTCTCTGGTTGTATCTGATCAAACCCAATTCGATGATCTCATGTGTTCCCATGTTGATTCAAGAGAATGGTTTGTACACATCTTTAATTATCTCAAGATCAAAAGCTTTCCCGATGATGCTGGTAAAAGCTCGTGTGTGTGA